One genomic region from Spirosoma sp. KCTC 42546 encodes:
- a CDS encoding prolyl oligopeptidase family protein, with protein MQFLKPIPLCFMLSSSIALGQAAQPLSYPQARKTDQVDSYHGTQVADPYRWLEDDRSAETADWVKAENKVTFDYLAQIPYRKQLQARLEQVYNYPKYSAPSRKGAYFYFRKNDGLQNQSVLYRQKGLDGKPEVVIDPNKLSADGTTRLGGFSLSKTGHYAAYTVSKAGSDWQTIQIMDMNTLETLPEKLEWTKFSGAAWQGDGFYYSRYDKPAIGQELSSKNEFQKVYFHRVGTTQSTDPLVYEDKAHPLRYMGAQTTEDERFLILNISEGTDGSEIWYKDLKAGDTAFQRLFEGFKYNYTVIDNLGDELLVHHNNGAPNYKISRVQPHTRKLTDFVAEKPEKLEGASTAGGKLFANYLKDVTTRIHVYDLPTGKLDHELQLPAVGSAAGFGGEQDDKFVFYTFTSFTFPPTIYRYDIASKKSTLFRQPEVDFKPTDYETVQEFCTSKDGTKVPMFITYRKGLKRDSQNPTLLYGYGGFNISLSPYFNALLIPFLEQGGVYVQMNLRGGGEYGEKWHEAGMKLKKQNVFDDCIAAAEYVISRKYTSPQKLALEGGSNGGLLVGAVINQRPDLFRVALPAVGVMDMLRFHKFTVGWGWISDYGSSDNAEEFKALYAYSPIQNIKPGLNYPSTLITTADHDDRVVPAHSFKYAATLQEVYKGKNPVLIRIDTNSGHGASNTKKNIETTADIYSFILWNMGVASLKEVAEK; from the coding sequence ATGCAATTTCTTAAACCTATTCCTTTGTGTTTCATGCTGAGTTCATCCATTGCATTGGGGCAGGCCGCCCAGCCACTATCGTATCCACAAGCCCGAAAAACGGATCAGGTCGATAGCTATCATGGTACGCAGGTTGCCGATCCGTACCGCTGGCTTGAAGATGATCGTTCGGCCGAAACAGCCGACTGGGTCAAAGCTGAAAACAAAGTTACCTTCGACTACCTGGCCCAGATTCCTTATCGTAAGCAGTTACAGGCTCGATTGGAGCAGGTCTATAACTACCCGAAATATTCGGCTCCGTCGCGCAAGGGAGCTTATTTTTATTTTCGCAAGAATGATGGTTTACAAAACCAGTCGGTGCTATATCGTCAGAAAGGTCTCGATGGAAAACCCGAAGTAGTTATTGATCCCAACAAATTATCGGCCGATGGTACGACGCGCCTGGGCGGATTCAGTCTTTCCAAAACCGGGCATTATGCGGCTTATACGGTATCAAAGGCAGGCTCCGATTGGCAAACCATTCAGATCATGGATATGAATACGCTTGAGACGCTACCCGAAAAACTCGAATGGACGAAGTTTAGCGGAGCTGCGTGGCAAGGCGATGGGTTTTATTATAGCCGTTACGATAAACCAGCCATCGGACAGGAATTATCTTCCAAGAATGAATTTCAGAAGGTGTATTTCCACCGCGTAGGTACCACCCAATCGACTGATCCATTGGTATATGAAGACAAGGCGCATCCACTACGTTATATGGGTGCACAAACTACCGAGGATGAACGTTTTCTGATCCTGAACATTTCTGAAGGCACCGATGGCTCCGAAATCTGGTACAAAGACCTCAAAGCTGGAGATACTGCATTTCAGCGATTATTTGAGGGCTTCAAGTACAATTATACGGTTATTGATAACCTGGGCGACGAGCTGCTAGTACATCATAACAACGGCGCGCCCAATTACAAAATCTCGCGGGTGCAACCTCATACGAGGAAACTGACAGACTTTGTGGCCGAAAAACCCGAAAAACTTGAGGGGGCTTCTACCGCAGGCGGTAAATTATTTGCGAATTATTTAAAGGACGTAACCACCCGCATTCATGTTTACGATTTGCCAACGGGTAAACTAGATCATGAACTTCAATTGCCTGCTGTAGGATCGGCAGCGGGTTTTGGGGGCGAACAGGACGACAAGTTTGTGTTTTACACATTTACATCATTCACCTTTCCGCCAACAATTTACCGATACGATATTGCCAGCAAAAAGAGTACCTTATTCCGGCAGCCGGAGGTGGATTTTAAACCAACCGACTACGAAACGGTACAGGAGTTTTGCACGAGCAAAGATGGTACTAAAGTGCCCATGTTCATTACGTATCGAAAAGGGCTCAAACGTGACAGCCAGAATCCAACATTATTGTATGGATATGGAGGATTTAACATAAGTCTGTCTCCCTATTTTAATGCGTTGCTGATTCCTTTTTTAGAGCAGGGTGGCGTTTACGTACAAATGAATTTGCGGGGCGGTGGCGAATACGGCGAAAAATGGCATGAGGCTGGCATGAAACTCAAGAAACAGAATGTATTTGACGACTGTATTGCAGCTGCCGAGTATGTGATTAGTCGGAAGTATACGTCTCCACAAAAGTTAGCGCTGGAGGGTGGCTCTAACGGAGGGTTGCTAGTTGGGGCAGTTATTAATCAACGGCCCGATTTATTTCGGGTGGCTTTGCCAGCTGTGGGTGTGATGGATATGCTGCGATTCCATAAATTCACGGTTGGCTGGGGCTGGATTAGTGACTATGGCAGCAGCGACAACGCCGAAGAGTTTAAGGCACTATATGCCTACTCGCCCATACAGAATATTAAGCCTGGTTTGAACTACCCATCTACCCTCATCACAACGGCCGACCACGATGACCGGGTTGTACCGGCTCACTCGTTTAAGTATGCAGCCACCTTACAGGAGGTATATAAAGGAAAGAATCCCGTACTAATTCGAATTGACACCAACTCGGGCCACGGTGCCAGCAATACCAAAAAGAACATCGAAACCACCGCCGACATTTACTCCTTTATTCTCTGGAATATGGGCGTAGCCAGTTTGAAGGAAGTGGCAGAGAAATAA
- a CDS encoding sensor histidine kinase — MTRLGCLCFHFLFLSLVPQFGWTQSASSGTVFRIDHVGVSDGLTQGSVYYMLKDSRGFLWLGTQDGLNRYDGHRFRTYRPALNKDGTIQSGTIRGINIFGIVEDSDANLWIGTEEGLNRYDRKKDRFDCFFVNDSKHRQTRLSSRTIPFFINQTELIYLSDSEGLVQFDYRKRHKTILAANLHPTKEYDLQSSAVRSATGDIWLHASTGLLRYNPKSQSLSHYFSSHPHNLFGQAQAIFSFYIDADDIVWLGTGTGLIRFDYRQATYQTYTVLGAKPISAIYSIASDQRGRLWLGTQRDGVLYFDKRARMFGQVHSFMKNTRQLSEFKISKVYIDNLGIVWANTDPDGLARIVPDAFLFGGLTKAQVSDTLPANQRLSSYTVRGFLEERFDRLWVLTQNGIDILDPRTNRITERYLTNIPSSSGPVRSIARSLYRDPQRRIWVGRTGGVMAFDQKTKLFESILFPSSTSLLSANYVRNLVSISDTMLVAATEDGIYALNTVQRKWSKVPVLDGQNIFSLWYNAPARQLWVGTYLNGYYCYQLSRTGDSPAGGFQARGVKPLNWKFIRSGLKGYMVLHIRPDASKETLWLSCDRGAVALNAQSGKFRLYTERQGLASSFVYGTLTDAQNKIWMSTNRGISRFDPTTQAMKNFTPTDGLQGYEFNGNAFVRMANGELYFGGVNGFNRFRPDAFHSSLVNPYVYIYSLSINEVPFTTDIYVGEATRIDLDHTQNTLALEFAALDFFSNGQNNYQYQLTGYDDQWVRAGERNYVRYANLPPGDYTFQVKTANQDGYWSHRIHKLAIHIEPPFWRSISFILIVIVLIILAIWGWIRQRENAIRRQEVDRLRLAYDIQEQVKKDIARDLHDEIGTRLATIKLYTTQLTQLAGENPKILVLKATVFELINDTISDVRNLLRKLNPQTLERHGYVAAVDELFSRISASGVIDAQFLLSEPTENTDRLPTNTEVMLYRITQELVSNSLKHANANRIDLHMLYQSDRIVLIYQDNGLGFSYEQAQKKGAGLGIGNIESRVALLGGRISWQSKPSYGVQATIEIPTSSVSRHRSTKSPTNLPQSS, encoded by the coding sequence ATGACACGACTTGGCTGCTTATGCTTCCACTTCCTCTTCCTGAGCTTAGTCCCTCAGTTTGGGTGGACACAGTCAGCTTCGTCAGGTACTGTGTTTCGAATAGACCATGTTGGTGTTAGCGACGGGCTGACGCAGGGATCGGTTTATTATATGCTGAAAGATAGTCGTGGGTTTCTATGGCTAGGCACACAGGATGGTCTAAATCGCTATGATGGGCATCGCTTCCGCACGTATCGTCCAGCACTTAATAAAGATGGAACTATTCAGTCTGGCACCATTCGGGGGATTAATATTTTTGGCATCGTTGAAGACTCCGATGCCAACTTATGGATCGGTACAGAAGAAGGACTAAACCGCTATGATCGAAAGAAAGACCGTTTCGATTGTTTCTTTGTTAATGACTCTAAACATAGGCAAACTCGCCTGAGTAGCCGCACAATTCCATTTTTCATTAACCAAACTGAACTGATTTACCTCAGTGATTCGGAGGGCTTAGTACAGTTCGACTATCGAAAACGGCATAAAACCATATTGGCCGCCAACTTACACCCTACTAAAGAATACGATCTACAAAGCTCGGCAGTTCGATCAGCAACGGGCGATATCTGGCTTCATGCTTCTACAGGTCTACTCCGCTATAATCCTAAAAGCCAATCCCTTTCGCATTATTTCAGCAGCCATCCTCATAACCTGTTTGGGCAGGCGCAGGCCATTTTTTCATTTTATATTGATGCTGACGATATTGTCTGGCTGGGTACTGGAACTGGGCTGATTCGCTTTGATTATCGTCAGGCAACTTATCAGACATACACAGTATTGGGAGCCAAACCTATAAGTGCTATTTATAGCATTGCCTCCGATCAGCGTGGGCGGCTGTGGCTCGGGACGCAACGTGATGGCGTGCTTTACTTCGATAAACGAGCACGAATGTTTGGACAGGTTCATAGCTTCATGAAAAATACCCGCCAATTGAGCGAGTTTAAAATCAGCAAAGTATATATCGATAACCTGGGGATTGTATGGGCCAATACCGATCCTGACGGGCTAGCTCGCATTGTTCCAGATGCCTTTTTATTTGGCGGACTTACGAAAGCCCAGGTTAGTGATACCCTCCCCGCTAATCAACGCCTAAGTAGCTATACCGTCCGGGGTTTTTTAGAAGAGCGCTTCGACCGGCTATGGGTTCTTACCCAAAACGGCATTGATATCCTGGATCCTCGTACCAACCGTATTACAGAGCGCTATCTAACCAATATTCCATCAAGTAGCGGCCCTGTTCGAAGTATTGCCCGAAGCCTTTATCGCGATCCTCAGCGACGCATTTGGGTAGGTAGAACGGGCGGGGTAATGGCGTTCGATCAAAAAACCAAACTATTCGAATCCATTTTGTTTCCATCCTCGACCAGTTTACTAAGCGCCAATTATGTGCGTAACCTGGTCAGCATTTCCGATACAATGCTGGTAGCAGCTACCGAAGATGGGATTTATGCACTGAATACAGTCCAACGTAAATGGTCTAAAGTACCTGTGCTGGATGGGCAGAATATATTTAGCCTTTGGTACAATGCACCCGCCCGGCAGCTATGGGTTGGTACGTATCTGAATGGGTATTACTGCTACCAATTATCCCGAACTGGAGACTCTCCGGCGGGAGGTTTTCAAGCCAGAGGAGTCAAGCCACTGAATTGGAAATTTATCCGATCGGGGTTAAAAGGCTATATGGTGCTCCATATTCGGCCTGATGCCAGCAAGGAAACTCTTTGGCTTTCCTGCGACCGGGGCGCCGTAGCGCTGAACGCTCAAAGTGGCAAGTTTCGTTTGTACACCGAGCGCCAGGGGCTAGCCAGTTCATTTGTCTATGGTACGCTTACCGATGCCCAGAATAAAATCTGGATGAGTACAAACCGAGGCATCTCGCGCTTCGACCCAACCACACAGGCAATGAAAAACTTTACTCCTACAGATGGCCTTCAGGGATACGAGTTCAACGGGAATGCGTTTGTACGCATGGCAAATGGTGAGTTATATTTTGGGGGCGTTAACGGATTTAACCGGTTTCGTCCTGACGCTTTCCATAGCAGTTTAGTTAATCCCTATGTTTATATTTATTCATTGAGCATTAACGAGGTGCCATTTACTACGGATATCTATGTAGGAGAAGCAACGCGCATCGACTTAGATCATACCCAAAATACGCTGGCCCTGGAATTTGCCGCTCTGGATTTCTTTAGCAACGGCCAGAATAATTATCAGTATCAGCTAACTGGCTATGATGACCAATGGGTGCGGGCGGGAGAACGCAATTACGTCCGATACGCAAACCTGCCCCCTGGCGATTATACATTTCAGGTCAAAACAGCAAATCAGGATGGTTATTGGAGTCACCGTATCCACAAACTAGCCATTCATATTGAGCCGCCTTTCTGGAGAAGTATATCCTTTATACTAATCGTTATTGTACTGATCATACTAGCAATATGGGGCTGGATTCGTCAGCGAGAAAATGCTATCCGTCGCCAGGAAGTGGACCGCCTGCGGCTGGCTTATGATATTCAGGAACAGGTAAAAAAAGATATTGCCCGTGACTTACACGATGAAATTGGGACCCGGCTGGCTACGATCAAATTATATACTACTCAACTTACCCAGTTAGCGGGTGAGAACCCGAAGATTTTGGTACTCAAAGCTACCGTATTCGAATTAATCAATGATACCATTAGTGATGTTAGGAACCTGCTTCGAAAACTAAATCCACAAACGCTGGAGCGGCACGGCTATGTAGCAGCTGTGGATGAACTGTTTTCTCGTATTAGTGCAAGTGGTGTTATTGACGCCCAATTCCTTCTCAGCGAACCGACCGAGAATACCGATCGGCTCCCTACTAATACTGAAGTAATGTTATATCGAATTACACAAGAGTTAGTCAGTAACTCGTTAAAACACGCTAACGCCAATCGGATAGATTTACACATGCTCTACCAGTCTGATCGCATTGTGTTAATCTACCAGGACAATGGCCTTGGGTTCAGTTACGAGCAGGCACAAAAAAAGGGAGCTGGCTTAGGCATCGGCAATATTGAATCGCGAGTGGCCTTGCTGGGCGGACGCATTTCCTGGCAGAGCAAACCGAGTTATGGCGTTCAGGCTACAATTGAAATTCCAACCAGTTCTGTTAGCCGACATCGCTCAACTAAATCGCCAACCAATTTGCCACAATCAAGTTAA
- a CDS encoding PolC-type DNA polymerase III produces MYCIVDVETTGGVKGPSRLTEIAIFRHDGQQVVDSFHSLLNPGCPIPPFIRHLTGITEEMVQDAPTFADVANDVLSITEDAVFVAHNVGFDFSFIQKELNWLGHDFFRRTLCTVRTSRKLIPGYPSYSLGKLCRSLGIPLNGRHRAQGDAAATVLLFEMLLRHDSQGIIPRVSTPIDDLR; encoded by the coding sequence GTGTATTGTATCGTTGATGTTGAAACAACTGGGGGCGTGAAAGGCCCATCCCGCCTTACTGAAATTGCCATCTTCCGTCACGACGGTCAGCAGGTTGTTGATTCTTTCCATTCCTTGTTAAATCCTGGTTGCCCGATTCCACCCTTTATCCGGCATCTGACTGGTATAACGGAAGAAATGGTTCAGGATGCACCCACCTTTGCCGACGTGGCTAACGATGTCCTTAGTATTACTGAAGATGCTGTTTTCGTAGCGCATAACGTCGGCTTCGACTTTAGTTTTATACAGAAAGAATTGAATTGGTTAGGGCATGATTTCTTTCGACGAACCCTTTGCACCGTTCGAACAAGCCGTAAACTGATTCCGGGTTATCCTTCTTATAGTTTAGGGAAACTTTGCCGTTCGCTGGGTATTCCGCTCAATGGTCGGCACCGTGCGCAGGGCGATGCTGCCGCTACGGTTCTGCTATTTGAAATGTTACTCCGCCACGATTCTCAGGGAATAATTCCCCGCGTTTCTACGCCGATAGATGACCTTCGTTAA